One window of Marmota flaviventris isolate mMarFla1 chromosome 5, mMarFla1.hap1, whole genome shotgun sequence genomic DNA carries:
- the Fam193b gene encoding protein FAM193B isoform X4, translating to MGTQGTGIPARSCLRTSSRASGTPRTPVVLCQAAHLGVLLPSLASECPVAAAAVPHLPGPCQSPHVPSTSMPLLKMPPPFSGCSHPCSGHCSGHCSGPLLPPPGSQPLPSTHSREPGCKGHKFAHSGLACQLPQPCEADEGLGEEEDSSSERSSCTSSSTHQRDGKFCDCCYCEFFGHNAPPAAPTSRNYTEIREKLRSRLTRRKEELPMKGGALGGIPGEPAVDHRDVDELLEFINSTEPKVPNSARAAKRARHKLKKKNWRDCLSSSHVPHMNPHFGLQNYCPHFDESTGTQLEKEKAQLAAETLKQANRVSGSQEPRPARERLLEWPDQELDRVNSFLSSRLQEIKNTVKDSIRASFSVCELSMDSNGFSKEGAAEPEPQTVSPSNLNGSSEQRPDINLDLSPLTLGSPQSHTLQAPGEPAPPWAEMRGPHPPWTEVRGPPPGIMPENGLVRRLNTVPNLSRVIWVKTPKPGNPSSEDSGSKEVPSCKQELPEPVATGGKPRKGKKQGSQAKKNEVNLASHPPANTEVPSAKSQISGSKQPGKAPELPNTGSCAEAGEGSRGSRPVSGWADSPKTEKEKGNSWRNWPSEVKARPSELESVQPPGSARPQSLPQGKSRSRRSRNKQEKSASSLDDVFLPKDMDGAEMDETDREVEYFKRFCLDSAKQTRQKVAVNWTNFSLKKTAPSTAQ from the exons atGGGAACTCAGGGGACTGGGATCCCAGCTCGTTCCTGTCTGCGCACAAGCTCTCGGGCCTCTGGAACTCCCCGCACTCCAGTGGTGCTGTGCCAGGCAGCTCACTTGGGAGTCCTCCTGCCATCCCTG GCTTCAGAGTGccctgtggctgctgctgctgtcccccATCTCCCAGGGCCATGTCAGAGCCCCCACGTACCCTCCACCAGCATGCCACTCCTGAAGATGCCTCCACCATTCTCGGGGTGCAGCCACCCCTGCAGTGGGCACTGCAGTGGGCATTGCAGCGGGCCTCTCCTCCCACCACCAGGCTCTCAGCCACTCCCTAGCACTCACAG CAGGGAGCCTGGGTGCAAGGGGCATAAGTTTGCACACAGCGGCCTAGCCTGCCAGCTGCCCCAGCCTTGTGAGGCAGATGAGGGACTGGGCGAGGAAGAGGATAGCAGCTCTGAGCGAAGCTCCTGCACCTCGTCCTCCACCCACCAGAGAGACGGGAAGTTCTGTGACTGCTGCTACTGTGAGTTCTTCGGCCACAATGCG ccacccGCTGCCCCGACGAGTCGGAATTATACCGAGATCCGGGAGAAGCTCCGCTCAAGGCTGACCAGGCGGAAAGAGGAGCTGCCCATGAAGGGGGGCGCCCTGGGCGGGATCCCTGGGGAGCCCGCCGTGGACCACCGAGATGTGGATGAGCTGCTGGAATTCATCAACAGCACGGAGCCCAAAGTCCCCAACAGCGCCAGGGCCGCCAAGCGGGCCCGGCACAAGCTGAAAAAGAAg AATTGGAGAGACTGCCTCTCCAGCAGCCATGTTCCTCACATGAATCCCCATTTTGGTCTTCAgaattattgtccccattttgaTGAGTCCACAGGGACCCAACTG GAAAAAGAGAAGGCCCAGTTGGCAGCAGAAACTCTGAAGCAGGCAAATCGTGTTTCTGGAAGCCAGGAGCCAAGGCCTGCCAGGGAAAGGCTCTTGGAGTGGCCTGACCAGGAATTGGATCGGGTCAACAGCTTCCTGAGCAGCCGTCTGCAAGAGATCAAGAACACTGTCAAAGACTCCATCCGTGCCAGCTTCAGTGTGTGCGAGCTCAGCATGGACAGCAATGGCTTCTCTAAGGAGGGGGCTGCTGAGCCTGAGCCCCAAACTGTATCCCCCTCAAACCTCAATGGCTCCTCAGAGCAACGGCCTGACATCAACCTTGACCTGTCCCCTTTGACTTTGGGCTCTCCCCAGAGCCACACGTTACAAGCGCCAGGTGAGCCGGCCCCACCGTGGGCAGAAATGAGAGGTCCCCACCCACCATGGACAGAGGTGAGGGGCCCCCCTCCTGGTATCATGCCTGAGAATGGGCTAGTGAGGAGACTCAACACCGTGCCCAACCTGTCCCGGGTGATTTGGGTCAAGACGCCCAAACCAGGCAACCCTAGTTCTGAGGATTCAGGCTCAAAGGAGGTCCCCAGTTGCAAGCAGGAGCTGCCTGAGCCTGTGGCCACAGGTGGGAAGCCACGGAAAGGCAAAAAACAGGGTAGTCAGGCCAAGAAGAACGAGGTGAACCTGGCCTCCCATCCTCCAGCCAACACAGAGGTTCCCAGTGCCAAGAGCCAGATATCTGGCTCCAAGCAACCAGGCAAGGCCCCAGAGCTTCCCAACACAGGCAGCTGTGCTGAGGCTGGAGAGGGCAGCCGAGGGAGCAGGCCAGTATCAGGTTGGGCTGACAGCCCCAAAACTGAGAAGGAGAAGGGCAACTCCTGGCGGAACTGGCCAAGTGAGGTCAAGGCACGTCCTTCAGAGCTGGAGTCTGTACAACCCCCAGGCTCAGCAAGGCCACAGAGCTTACCCCAGGGCAAGAGCCGCAGCCGCAGGAGCCGCAACAAGCAGGAGAAGTCGGCCTCCTCTTTGG ACGATGTGTTCCTGCCTAAGGACATGGATGGGGCGGAGATGGATGAGACGGACCGAGAGGTGGAGTACTTCAAGAG GTTCTGTTTGGATTCAGCAAAGCAAACTCGTCAGAAAGTTGCTGTGAACTGGACCAATTTTAGCCTCAAGAAAACTGCTCCCAGCACAGCTCAGTGA
- the Fam193b gene encoding protein FAM193B isoform X3, which yields MPKLVKNLLGEMPLWVCQSCRKSMEEDERQTGREHAVAISLSHTSCKSQSCGGDSHSSSSSSSSSSSSSSSSCHGNSGDWDPSSFLSAHKLSGLWNSPHSSGAVPGSSLGSPPAIPGEAFPVSEHHQHTDLTAPPNSPTGHHPQPASLIPSHPSSLGSPPHPHLLPTTPAAPFPAQASECPVAAAAVPHLPGPCQSPHVPSTSMPLLKMPPPFSGCSHPCSGHCSGHCSGPLLPPPGSQPLPSTHSREPGCKGHKFAHSGLACQLPQPCEADEGLGEEEDSSSERSSCTSSSTHQRDGKFCDCCYCEFFGHNAEKEKAQLAAETLKQANRVSGSQEPRPARERLLEWPDQELDRVNSFLSSRLQEIKNTVKDSIRASFSVCELSMDSNGFSKEGAAEPEPQTVSPSNLNGSSEQRPDINLDLSPLTLGSPQSHTLQAPGEPAPPWAEMRGPHPPWTEVRGPPPGIMPENGLVRRLNTVPNLSRVIWVKTPKPGNPSSEDSGSKEVPSCKQELPEPVATGGKPRKGKKQGSQAKKNEVNLASHPPANTEVPSAKSQISGSKQPGKAPELPNTGSCAEAGEGSRGSRPVSGWADSPKTEKEKGNSWRNWPSEVKARPSELESVQPPGSARPQSLPQGKSRSRRSRNKQEKSASSLDDVFLPKDMDGAEMDETDREVEYFKRFCLDSAKQTRQKVAVNWTNFSLKKTAPSTAQ from the exons ATGCCAAAGCTCGTCAAGAATCTCCTAGGCGAGATGCCTCTGTGGGTCTGCCAGAGTTGCCGGAAAAGCATGGAGGAAGATGAAAGACAGACAGGTCGAGAACATGCAGTGGCA aTCTCCTTGTCACACACGTCCTGCAAATCACAATCTTGTGGAGGTGATTCTCATTCTTCCTCGTCCTCTTCTTCATcatcctcatcttcctcctcctcttcctgccatGGGAACTCAGGGGACTGGGATCCCAGCTCGTTCCTGTCTGCGCACAAGCTCTCGGGCCTCTGGAACTCCCCGCACTCCAGTGGTGCTGTGCCAGGCAGCTCACTTGGGAGTCCTCCTGCCATCCCTG GTGAGGCTTTCCCTGTTTCGGAGCACCACCAGCACACAGACCTCACTGCTCCCCCTAACAGCCCCACTGGCCACCACCCCCAGCCAGCATCTCTGATCCCTTCTCACCCCAGTTCCCTtggctccccaccccacccacacttGCTGCCCACCACCCCAGCAGCACCTTTCCCTGCCCAGGCTTCAGAGTGccctgtggctgctgctgctgtcccccATCTCCCAGGGCCATGTCAGAGCCCCCACGTACCCTCCACCAGCATGCCACTCCTGAAGATGCCTCCACCATTCTCGGGGTGCAGCCACCCCTGCAGTGGGCACTGCAGTGGGCATTGCAGCGGGCCTCTCCTCCCACCACCAGGCTCTCAGCCACTCCCTAGCACTCACAG CAGGGAGCCTGGGTGCAAGGGGCATAAGTTTGCACACAGCGGCCTAGCCTGCCAGCTGCCCCAGCCTTGTGAGGCAGATGAGGGACTGGGCGAGGAAGAGGATAGCAGCTCTGAGCGAAGCTCCTGCACCTCGTCCTCCACCCACCAGAGAGACGGGAAGTTCTGTGACTGCTGCTACTGTGAGTTCTTCGGCCACAATGCG GAAAAAGAGAAGGCCCAGTTGGCAGCAGAAACTCTGAAGCAGGCAAATCGTGTTTCTGGAAGCCAGGAGCCAAGGCCTGCCAGGGAAAGGCTCTTGGAGTGGCCTGACCAGGAATTGGATCGGGTCAACAGCTTCCTGAGCAGCCGTCTGCAAGAGATCAAGAACACTGTCAAAGACTCCATCCGTGCCAGCTTCAGTGTGTGCGAGCTCAGCATGGACAGCAATGGCTTCTCTAAGGAGGGGGCTGCTGAGCCTGAGCCCCAAACTGTATCCCCCTCAAACCTCAATGGCTCCTCAGAGCAACGGCCTGACATCAACCTTGACCTGTCCCCTTTGACTTTGGGCTCTCCCCAGAGCCACACGTTACAAGCGCCAGGTGAGCCGGCCCCACCGTGGGCAGAAATGAGAGGTCCCCACCCACCATGGACAGAGGTGAGGGGCCCCCCTCCTGGTATCATGCCTGAGAATGGGCTAGTGAGGAGACTCAACACCGTGCCCAACCTGTCCCGGGTGATTTGGGTCAAGACGCCCAAACCAGGCAACCCTAGTTCTGAGGATTCAGGCTCAAAGGAGGTCCCCAGTTGCAAGCAGGAGCTGCCTGAGCCTGTGGCCACAGGTGGGAAGCCACGGAAAGGCAAAAAACAGGGTAGTCAGGCCAAGAAGAACGAGGTGAACCTGGCCTCCCATCCTCCAGCCAACACAGAGGTTCCCAGTGCCAAGAGCCAGATATCTGGCTCCAAGCAACCAGGCAAGGCCCCAGAGCTTCCCAACACAGGCAGCTGTGCTGAGGCTGGAGAGGGCAGCCGAGGGAGCAGGCCAGTATCAGGTTGGGCTGACAGCCCCAAAACTGAGAAGGAGAAGGGCAACTCCTGGCGGAACTGGCCAAGTGAGGTCAAGGCACGTCCTTCAGAGCTGGAGTCTGTACAACCCCCAGGCTCAGCAAGGCCACAGAGCTTACCCCAGGGCAAGAGCCGCAGCCGCAGGAGCCGCAACAAGCAGGAGAAGTCGGCCTCCTCTTTGG ACGATGTGTTCCTGCCTAAGGACATGGATGGGGCGGAGATGGATGAGACGGACCGAGAGGTGGAGTACTTCAAGAG GTTCTGTTTGGATTCAGCAAAGCAAACTCGTCAGAAAGTTGCTGTGAACTGGACCAATTTTAGCCTCAAGAAAACTGCTCCCAGCACAGCTCAGTGA
- the Fam193b gene encoding protein FAM193B isoform X2 has protein sequence MPKLVKNLLGEMPLWVCQSCRKSMEEDERQTGREHAVAISLSHTSCKSQSCGGDSHSSSSSSSSSSSSSSSSCHGNSGDWDPSSFLSAHKLSGLWNSPHSSGAVPGSSLGSPPAIPGEAFPVSEHHQHTDLTAPPNSPTGHHPQPASLIPSHPSSLGSPPHPHLLPTTPAAPFPAQASECPVAAAAVPHLPGPCQSPHVPSTSMPLLKMPPPFSGCSHPCSGHCSGHCSGPLLPPPGSQPLPSTHSREPGCKGHKFAHSGLACQLPQPCEADEGLGEEEDSSSERSSCTSSSTHQRDGKFCDCCYCEFFGHNAPPAAPTSRNYTEIREKLRSRLTRRKEELPMKGGALGGIPGEPAVDHRDVDELLEFINSTEPKVPNSARAAKRARHKLKKKEKEKAQLAAETLKQANRVSGSQEPRPARERLLEWPDQELDRVNSFLSSRLQEIKNTVKDSIRASFSVCELSMDSNGFSKEGAAEPEPQTVSPSNLNGSSEQRPDINLDLSPLTLGSPQSHTLQAPGEPAPPWAEMRGPHPPWTEVRGPPPGIMPENGLVRRLNTVPNLSRVIWVKTPKPGNPSSEDSGSKEVPSCKQELPEPVATGGKPRKGKKQGSQAKKNEVNLASHPPANTEVPSAKSQISGSKQPGKAPELPNTGSCAEAGEGSRGSRPVSGWADSPKTEKEKGNSWRNWPSEVKARPSELESVQPPGSARPQSLPQGKSRSRRSRNKQEKSASSLDDVFLPKDMDGAEMDETDREVEYFKRFCLDSAKQTRQKVAVNWTNFSLKKTAPSTAQ, from the exons ATGCCAAAGCTCGTCAAGAATCTCCTAGGCGAGATGCCTCTGTGGGTCTGCCAGAGTTGCCGGAAAAGCATGGAGGAAGATGAAAGACAGACAGGTCGAGAACATGCAGTGGCA aTCTCCTTGTCACACACGTCCTGCAAATCACAATCTTGTGGAGGTGATTCTCATTCTTCCTCGTCCTCTTCTTCATcatcctcatcttcctcctcctcttcctgccatGGGAACTCAGGGGACTGGGATCCCAGCTCGTTCCTGTCTGCGCACAAGCTCTCGGGCCTCTGGAACTCCCCGCACTCCAGTGGTGCTGTGCCAGGCAGCTCACTTGGGAGTCCTCCTGCCATCCCTG GTGAGGCTTTCCCTGTTTCGGAGCACCACCAGCACACAGACCTCACTGCTCCCCCTAACAGCCCCACTGGCCACCACCCCCAGCCAGCATCTCTGATCCCTTCTCACCCCAGTTCCCTtggctccccaccccacccacacttGCTGCCCACCACCCCAGCAGCACCTTTCCCTGCCCAGGCTTCAGAGTGccctgtggctgctgctgctgtcccccATCTCCCAGGGCCATGTCAGAGCCCCCACGTACCCTCCACCAGCATGCCACTCCTGAAGATGCCTCCACCATTCTCGGGGTGCAGCCACCCCTGCAGTGGGCACTGCAGTGGGCATTGCAGCGGGCCTCTCCTCCCACCACCAGGCTCTCAGCCACTCCCTAGCACTCACAG CAGGGAGCCTGGGTGCAAGGGGCATAAGTTTGCACACAGCGGCCTAGCCTGCCAGCTGCCCCAGCCTTGTGAGGCAGATGAGGGACTGGGCGAGGAAGAGGATAGCAGCTCTGAGCGAAGCTCCTGCACCTCGTCCTCCACCCACCAGAGAGACGGGAAGTTCTGTGACTGCTGCTACTGTGAGTTCTTCGGCCACAATGCG ccacccGCTGCCCCGACGAGTCGGAATTATACCGAGATCCGGGAGAAGCTCCGCTCAAGGCTGACCAGGCGGAAAGAGGAGCTGCCCATGAAGGGGGGCGCCCTGGGCGGGATCCCTGGGGAGCCCGCCGTGGACCACCGAGATGTGGATGAGCTGCTGGAATTCATCAACAGCACGGAGCCCAAAGTCCCCAACAGCGCCAGGGCCGCCAAGCGGGCCCGGCACAAGCTGAAAAAGAAg GAAAAAGAGAAGGCCCAGTTGGCAGCAGAAACTCTGAAGCAGGCAAATCGTGTTTCTGGAAGCCAGGAGCCAAGGCCTGCCAGGGAAAGGCTCTTGGAGTGGCCTGACCAGGAATTGGATCGGGTCAACAGCTTCCTGAGCAGCCGTCTGCAAGAGATCAAGAACACTGTCAAAGACTCCATCCGTGCCAGCTTCAGTGTGTGCGAGCTCAGCATGGACAGCAATGGCTTCTCTAAGGAGGGGGCTGCTGAGCCTGAGCCCCAAACTGTATCCCCCTCAAACCTCAATGGCTCCTCAGAGCAACGGCCTGACATCAACCTTGACCTGTCCCCTTTGACTTTGGGCTCTCCCCAGAGCCACACGTTACAAGCGCCAGGTGAGCCGGCCCCACCGTGGGCAGAAATGAGAGGTCCCCACCCACCATGGACAGAGGTGAGGGGCCCCCCTCCTGGTATCATGCCTGAGAATGGGCTAGTGAGGAGACTCAACACCGTGCCCAACCTGTCCCGGGTGATTTGGGTCAAGACGCCCAAACCAGGCAACCCTAGTTCTGAGGATTCAGGCTCAAAGGAGGTCCCCAGTTGCAAGCAGGAGCTGCCTGAGCCTGTGGCCACAGGTGGGAAGCCACGGAAAGGCAAAAAACAGGGTAGTCAGGCCAAGAAGAACGAGGTGAACCTGGCCTCCCATCCTCCAGCCAACACAGAGGTTCCCAGTGCCAAGAGCCAGATATCTGGCTCCAAGCAACCAGGCAAGGCCCCAGAGCTTCCCAACACAGGCAGCTGTGCTGAGGCTGGAGAGGGCAGCCGAGGGAGCAGGCCAGTATCAGGTTGGGCTGACAGCCCCAAAACTGAGAAGGAGAAGGGCAACTCCTGGCGGAACTGGCCAAGTGAGGTCAAGGCACGTCCTTCAGAGCTGGAGTCTGTACAACCCCCAGGCTCAGCAAGGCCACAGAGCTTACCCCAGGGCAAGAGCCGCAGCCGCAGGAGCCGCAACAAGCAGGAGAAGTCGGCCTCCTCTTTGG ACGATGTGTTCCTGCCTAAGGACATGGATGGGGCGGAGATGGATGAGACGGACCGAGAGGTGGAGTACTTCAAGAG GTTCTGTTTGGATTCAGCAAAGCAAACTCGTCAGAAAGTTGCTGTGAACTGGACCAATTTTAGCCTCAAGAAAACTGCTCCCAGCACAGCTCAGTGA
- the Fam193b gene encoding protein FAM193B isoform X1, translating to MPKLVKNLLGEMPLWVCQSCRKSMEEDERQTGREHAVAISLSHTSCKSQSCGGDSHSSSSSSSSSSSSSSSSCHGNSGDWDPSSFLSAHKLSGLWNSPHSSGAVPGSSLGSPPAIPGEAFPVSEHHQHTDLTAPPNSPTGHHPQPASLIPSHPSSLGSPPHPHLLPTTPAAPFPAQASECPVAAAAVPHLPGPCQSPHVPSTSMPLLKMPPPFSGCSHPCSGHCSGHCSGPLLPPPGSQPLPSTHSREPGCKGHKFAHSGLACQLPQPCEADEGLGEEEDSSSERSSCTSSSTHQRDGKFCDCCYCEFFGHNAPPAAPTSRNYTEIREKLRSRLTRRKEELPMKGGALGGIPGEPAVDHRDVDELLEFINSTEPKVPNSARAAKRARHKLKKKNWRDCLSSSHVPHMNPHFGLQNYCPHFDESTGTQLEKEKAQLAAETLKQANRVSGSQEPRPARERLLEWPDQELDRVNSFLSSRLQEIKNTVKDSIRASFSVCELSMDSNGFSKEGAAEPEPQTVSPSNLNGSSEQRPDINLDLSPLTLGSPQSHTLQAPGEPAPPWAEMRGPHPPWTEVRGPPPGIMPENGLVRRLNTVPNLSRVIWVKTPKPGNPSSEDSGSKEVPSCKQELPEPVATGGKPRKGKKQGSQAKKNEVNLASHPPANTEVPSAKSQISGSKQPGKAPELPNTGSCAEAGEGSRGSRPVSGWADSPKTEKEKGNSWRNWPSEVKARPSELESVQPPGSARPQSLPQGKSRSRRSRNKQEKSASSLDDVFLPKDMDGAEMDETDREVEYFKRFCLDSAKQTRQKVAVNWTNFSLKKTAPSTAQ from the exons ATGCCAAAGCTCGTCAAGAATCTCCTAGGCGAGATGCCTCTGTGGGTCTGCCAGAGTTGCCGGAAAAGCATGGAGGAAGATGAAAGACAGACAGGTCGAGAACATGCAGTGGCA aTCTCCTTGTCACACACGTCCTGCAAATCACAATCTTGTGGAGGTGATTCTCATTCTTCCTCGTCCTCTTCTTCATcatcctcatcttcctcctcctcttcctgccatGGGAACTCAGGGGACTGGGATCCCAGCTCGTTCCTGTCTGCGCACAAGCTCTCGGGCCTCTGGAACTCCCCGCACTCCAGTGGTGCTGTGCCAGGCAGCTCACTTGGGAGTCCTCCTGCCATCCCTG GTGAGGCTTTCCCTGTTTCGGAGCACCACCAGCACACAGACCTCACTGCTCCCCCTAACAGCCCCACTGGCCACCACCCCCAGCCAGCATCTCTGATCCCTTCTCACCCCAGTTCCCTtggctccccaccccacccacacttGCTGCCCACCACCCCAGCAGCACCTTTCCCTGCCCAGGCTTCAGAGTGccctgtggctgctgctgctgtcccccATCTCCCAGGGCCATGTCAGAGCCCCCACGTACCCTCCACCAGCATGCCACTCCTGAAGATGCCTCCACCATTCTCGGGGTGCAGCCACCCCTGCAGTGGGCACTGCAGTGGGCATTGCAGCGGGCCTCTCCTCCCACCACCAGGCTCTCAGCCACTCCCTAGCACTCACAG CAGGGAGCCTGGGTGCAAGGGGCATAAGTTTGCACACAGCGGCCTAGCCTGCCAGCTGCCCCAGCCTTGTGAGGCAGATGAGGGACTGGGCGAGGAAGAGGATAGCAGCTCTGAGCGAAGCTCCTGCACCTCGTCCTCCACCCACCAGAGAGACGGGAAGTTCTGTGACTGCTGCTACTGTGAGTTCTTCGGCCACAATGCG ccacccGCTGCCCCGACGAGTCGGAATTATACCGAGATCCGGGAGAAGCTCCGCTCAAGGCTGACCAGGCGGAAAGAGGAGCTGCCCATGAAGGGGGGCGCCCTGGGCGGGATCCCTGGGGAGCCCGCCGTGGACCACCGAGATGTGGATGAGCTGCTGGAATTCATCAACAGCACGGAGCCCAAAGTCCCCAACAGCGCCAGGGCCGCCAAGCGGGCCCGGCACAAGCTGAAAAAGAAg AATTGGAGAGACTGCCTCTCCAGCAGCCATGTTCCTCACATGAATCCCCATTTTGGTCTTCAgaattattgtccccattttgaTGAGTCCACAGGGACCCAACTG GAAAAAGAGAAGGCCCAGTTGGCAGCAGAAACTCTGAAGCAGGCAAATCGTGTTTCTGGAAGCCAGGAGCCAAGGCCTGCCAGGGAAAGGCTCTTGGAGTGGCCTGACCAGGAATTGGATCGGGTCAACAGCTTCCTGAGCAGCCGTCTGCAAGAGATCAAGAACACTGTCAAAGACTCCATCCGTGCCAGCTTCAGTGTGTGCGAGCTCAGCATGGACAGCAATGGCTTCTCTAAGGAGGGGGCTGCTGAGCCTGAGCCCCAAACTGTATCCCCCTCAAACCTCAATGGCTCCTCAGAGCAACGGCCTGACATCAACCTTGACCTGTCCCCTTTGACTTTGGGCTCTCCCCAGAGCCACACGTTACAAGCGCCAGGTGAGCCGGCCCCACCGTGGGCAGAAATGAGAGGTCCCCACCCACCATGGACAGAGGTGAGGGGCCCCCCTCCTGGTATCATGCCTGAGAATGGGCTAGTGAGGAGACTCAACACCGTGCCCAACCTGTCCCGGGTGATTTGGGTCAAGACGCCCAAACCAGGCAACCCTAGTTCTGAGGATTCAGGCTCAAAGGAGGTCCCCAGTTGCAAGCAGGAGCTGCCTGAGCCTGTGGCCACAGGTGGGAAGCCACGGAAAGGCAAAAAACAGGGTAGTCAGGCCAAGAAGAACGAGGTGAACCTGGCCTCCCATCCTCCAGCCAACACAGAGGTTCCCAGTGCCAAGAGCCAGATATCTGGCTCCAAGCAACCAGGCAAGGCCCCAGAGCTTCCCAACACAGGCAGCTGTGCTGAGGCTGGAGAGGGCAGCCGAGGGAGCAGGCCAGTATCAGGTTGGGCTGACAGCCCCAAAACTGAGAAGGAGAAGGGCAACTCCTGGCGGAACTGGCCAAGTGAGGTCAAGGCACGTCCTTCAGAGCTGGAGTCTGTACAACCCCCAGGCTCAGCAAGGCCACAGAGCTTACCCCAGGGCAAGAGCCGCAGCCGCAGGAGCCGCAACAAGCAGGAGAAGTCGGCCTCCTCTTTGG ACGATGTGTTCCTGCCTAAGGACATGGATGGGGCGGAGATGGATGAGACGGACCGAGAGGTGGAGTACTTCAAGAG GTTCTGTTTGGATTCAGCAAAGCAAACTCGTCAGAAAGTTGCTGTGAACTGGACCAATTTTAGCCTCAAGAAAACTGCTCCCAGCACAGCTCAGTGA